The Bombyx mori chromosome 16, ASM3026992v2 region GGAATTATAGTTTTTAATGTCAGTATGGAGATGACAGACAGTAAGTACCTACTATAAACGTATTTTTCGTACACGTACATACATTTTGACTAAAGCACACGATTTTGTATGTACCGACTGCACGAAAAGTAATGAtgcgttattttttaaatagtcaGTTACATTTCGACTTAAGTCAAGCACCTGCTCGTTTGGGTTCCACGATCCTGCATTCCGCAGCCAAGCAAACAACTAGTTCCGGTTTGAAAAGGATCAATTGGATCAATTCGGTGCATCTATGACACACTGATAAACGTTTACTGCAGCAATCTCCGCCACACGCACATTTAaaaggcatcgatctttttgCCATCGCGGCTTTTCATGCATCATGTCTCCGCCTCGTAGAGGAATATGGGAAAGTCCAGTGCCCGCACCAAGCGCACTTTGCTTTTATAGCGAATGAACAATTTGAATGTAGGCAAgttcaaattatgtttttttttatctctagATGCACTTGCACAAATTTTCGCTTCAAACCAACCAAAAGCTATATTTTGTCAGAACAGAAATCTTGCTAACGTAAAAAATGCACTGGAGTTTTATGAGCATGATATAAAATTACTTACCTTCGATGATAATGATCAAAAGGACGTTTTAACTTTTTCTGAATTGATGACTGGTTTTGGTAGTGATGCATCGATTGGAAGCTTCAAGTGAGTAGATTTTATGTTTCTATTCCTGGCCTTTTGCGACCATAAGGCTCGGGCCACTTCAATTTCAGTTATAGTAATGATAAAGGAGCCTTTACCGCTTTATTTgttctaattatttattgtccAAAAGTAACCGGGAGTCGAAAATAAACGCCACCTGCTACAAGGTAAAAACAGTTAAACCAATTTAAATAAACCTACTGATGTAAAGGTTATCTGTCTAACCACCCCTTCAAACTTGTAAGAATCAGAATACGTGCTTGCCTAACTCACAGAATTTTCCTAATTTGGCATCATTTTTAGGCCAACAGATTTTGATCCCGAAGAAACAATTGCTTTGATAACTGAAACAAGTGGAACTACTGGAGCGCCAAAGGGCGTTGCTCTTACGCACAAAAATTTAGTCATATCAATTACTTTTAATCGGTAAGTATGATTTGACCGGTcaagtaattaataattgtatCTAAAAGAGCAGAATTTTCAGAACAAGAAGTTATTTACATAGCAGTTTTCCGTTTTTTTATTCACTGTATAATTTTCGAAAAGCAGCTCATACTGGAGTAAGCAATTAGTACTCGTCACgtaggtaattaattaaaaagcgTTAGTTTAGTTTATATATGTCTCTTTCTATTGTTTGCCAAAGTGTGAGAGTGTGTTTGTCCTAACATAGAGATTCGAGCAGACCAGAATTATGTTCGGCCTATTGTCTAActtcaatacatattttagatttactttataatttactatTACTCGCATATTAtatctcattttttttaattccatatGATTACTAAAGccgtaattaaaaatagttgatAAACAATACCATTTTATTACATCGTTCTTTACGGGGTTCCGgaccgctttttttttcttggtaaGGCAGAAGCGTTTACGCCTCACCTACTGTTAAGTATTtgtcggagctcatagatatctataaaataaatggtGAGACTTTATCGACTTTAATACATAAGGTCGAAATCACAATTGCTGTATAGGTAACGATTACCCCACCCTTAAAATCGGAAATCCCAATTAATTTTTAACTTAAACTGACTCATACTAGTAAAGGAATGCTGCGATTTCAATTCCAGATAAGTCCGCACTAtcgttctgcctatttctgttacgGAACAAACCATGAGTTCCGATTCAAATTCTTTTAAAGCTGTTATGCAAATAGTTCTCTGCCGAGCTGATGAAGATTTTTCCCTTATAGAGAAGTCTCTCGTTTTTACGCTACAGGGAATCCAAATTAGGGGCCCCTGTGTGACTTACTAGTCTCCTGTTATTATTGTTCATTGAAATTGCGAATTCGTTTTTTAGCATTTATAACCGCAATTGCGTTTTAATGTCTACGGAGTTCATGCCGGGTGAAACTTGAGTTCGTCTTCGGACCAGAAAAAGAGCACAATAAGCTCCTAAATCATCCGGAAGTTTCATAGATAGCATTTTGTAAATTAACATACTATTCCAGGAGAAACTTTGGAAGGTTCTCCACGCCTATAAAGTCGTTGTTAATAGTAACACCGCTGAATTGGATTTCAACTACCTTATATGTTTTGTCTTCATCGATACTGAGATACAAAAGAATTCAATCATCAAAACCAACAACTATAGAACACATTTGTGaccttattaataaatataaggtACTTAGTCTATAAATCACCTCtacttttgcttttttttattatcagttttgaacatattttaaatacagtTAATTGCCAGACCTGATAAcggaattttattatttgtagatCAACATTTACATTTgattattaatgaaattaagaaataaaaatcgataaaaaaaatttttttttattgcttagttgggtagacgagctcacagcccacctggtgttaagtgcttactggagcccatggacatccacaacgtaaatgcgccacccatcttgagacataagttctaaggtctcaagtatagttacaacggctgccctacccttcaaaccgaaatgcattactgcttcacggcagaaataggcagggtgatggtacccacccgcgcggactcacgagaggtcctaacaccagtggTCACAGttgttcatggacatcagcgatACCAGAGGCACAGTTAAGCCGCTCCCTAAAATTAGGAGTTCGTTTGGtcgttatttatattttcacatTTACAGCCATCGTCTTTAACCACAACGCCGCCCTTCATGTTAACGCTTTTGGAAAATAAAGAGAGATGTGACTTCAACAGCTTTAAACATATCCGTCTCGGTGGTTGTGCTATAACAACAAACATTTTAGAGTATTTAATGGTAAGtaaagtacatatttttgttaaaactttAACATAAAATGACTCCTTAACGCCTGGTAGTAGATATTTCTAGATACGGTTTCTTGGTCCGTTTAACGTTTGAAAGTTACACGAGCACTTAAGTACGCTACAAAGATGACACCAACACCCGATCTTCCAAatcaattcaaatcaaatcaaaatattcCTTGAGGCAGGCGTTTTTAGAAAATCAAGTCTTCGACCGATTGGGATCTTCTGAAGGTTCGCTATTAACAAGAATCATCAAGAAACTATTTTCTACATGCTTGTACAACccagaaaatttacaaaaaactttattatataagaattatataataaaattatatttaattaatttaattaaattataaaataaagttaatataataaagttatataatatattatataactttATTATATTAACTTTATTCCCAACTTTTTCCACCTCTTGTGGAAAAAGttggaaaatattaaactacccacggaaataaataacattctaaAGTTTTGGTATGGGAACCAGATCAACAATGTGCGATGGGCTGGGGCTTTGTCTCATTCATATAGGTTGGAGTGCGGGGTGAGACAAGGCGGGTTGAGTTCGCCTACGCTCTTCAACCTGTATATGAACGAGCTGATCGGCGAGCTCAGTAGGACCAGGATTGGTTGTTTCATAGACGGGGTGTGCGTAAACAACATCAGCTACGCAGACGATATGGTGCTGCTGAGCGCGTCTATCTGTGGCCTAAGGCAACTTGTTTCTTTGTGTGAGGGATACGCCAAATCACACGGTTTGGTGTACAACTGTAAAAAGTCGGAGATCATGGTCTTTGAGACCAGGGGTGGGACGCATGATAAAATACCTCCCGTAGTACTCAACGGAACGCCATTGAcaagagtttataaatttaaatatctcggccatgtgttgacccctgatctcaaagatgatgaagatattgaacgagagcggagagcgttgtcggttagagcaaacatgatagctcacaggtttgcacggtgttcacttaaagtcaaggtcaccctctttagggcctactgtactaacttttacacgtgcagcttgtgggctggatatactcaaagatcgtacaatgctctccgtgttcaatacaataacgcgtttagggtgctggtggtgctgccccgcttttgtagcgcatcagggatgtttgcagacgcgcacatagattgtttttacgctaccatgcgtaagaggtgtgcatctctggtaaacagagtgagggccagctccaacagtatcctgagcatgatcgcaagcaggctggactgtatatacatgggtcgctgtggtgccatctcccatgggatgttaccacagtaattcattgtgatgtaaatataactactaacataggtctaagtcttattaacaatttatatgagtcatggatacttgaaataaaaacattattattattattattattattataataacaattacGTTTAGATCTTCAAGAAAACTCTGTTTTTTTCCTCTATCTAATCATTGGggagcctaaggggctattccctCACGAAGcggtaggtgagatcacgggctcaacctgaaagaattgctaacactgaccttagcgAGATCAGGGCTTTGCTGAACATACCACCGAATCAGTGAAGATCCTGAGAAAGATCCAGaaactgagaagatcaggcgagaaactcaatgggttgtgtCTAATGGACAAGTCTCCATTACCAGGCAATGGCAAACGATCTGCTCAGTACTGTGTTCATACGGACAACAGATCCAAACGAATCTCAATATAGTAGAATAAATATATCGGTCTAAAAACTGTCACAGGTGAATCTTTCGCTACAGAAATATATCGAACATTGGTGAAACTCGAGAAGACTGAGATTACCCTGAGAAATACCGTGTCGAAGATTTTCGCTTAGAGCGATCTACATAAAATTTTCacctatttatgttttatttttcactcACAGAAATCCTTGCCACACGCAGAAATATCGATTGGTTACGGACTGAGTGAGGCTGGAGGAGGCCGTGTCTTTATGAATCGTTCGCATCCTCTTGGATCTATTGGACAACCCGTTGGAACATTTAACTATCGCGTAAGTTCCTAGCGTATAACTTTAAACTTTGTAATGAAATTTCAGCTTCATCAGAAACTTAGTGATgcgttatctatctatctatctcttaggtttatggcgtttccttttagatttcgccaatgtcaagtgtatttaatactctgctAGTGATGcgttattatattaaatgaaatctATCAatgtcataataaaaataataaaaacgttcgGAAAACCGGTGAATAAATGTCTAATGCTGGTAATAAAAGATTTAGGGTTTTATTAACACTGTAGACATAATAACTTTCCTTTAACTTTCCATAAACAAGTCCAAAACCAAAGTCATGGTGGTGGATAGGTCTAGAAAATTGGAACTCACTGGCGCATTAGACCTAGAAATAGTGGACAATTTTAACTACCTGGGTTCCAACATCAGTAACAATGGCTCGTGCGAGAAGGAAGTGCACCGGAGAATTGGTATGGCTAGGAGTGCCATGACTCAGCTCGGAAAAATCTGGAGAGATCGCAATATATCCGTAAAGACCAAAACCAAACTGGTACGGACTCTAGTCTTCTCGATTTTTTCGTATGGCGCTGAGACCTGGTCACTGAAATCTGCAGACCGCAGACGCATTGACgcctttgagatgtggtgctggagaaagatGCTGCGTATTCCGTGGACAGCATTTCGGACCAACGTATCAATCTTGCAAGAACTCAGAATCTCCTCGCGGCTTTCATCCGAGTGTCTTCGCAGAGTCCTTgaatactttggtcacattgcacggaaggatggtagcaatctcgagaggctcatcgtgactggtaaggtagatgggaTAAGACCTCGGGGgccaccgctcttgattccacgtttgacaacgccctccacaccgccagagacaagaatggatggagaaatATCGTGCGTGcaaaggtgatacaaaagggtggtcacgaccctcagtaatgggaaatacgacgcaaggagaaattgagaacgttaaaaaactcacactaagcacacagatcgaagtcttaataattatatagtaaAACAACTGATACATGGAGAATAATGTCATACATGCTAATATCTATTTTGGTCATTGGTGGTTATTGAGGTGTTTAACATTTCctaaattattcatattttaatacTGCCATTTTTGTATTTACCAGTTGATTGACATCGAAATGCAAAAAGACATATTAGAGCCCAACGTACAGGGTGAACTATGGTTGAAGGGACCCGCCATATTTAAGGTAATGTAAGAATGTCCAGCAtcttaaaagataaaaaacaagCCTGGCAATAGTAGAATTAGTTTTCTCTAAGCAGACAGAAAAATCcgtggagtttttttttattgcttggttggGTAACTGAGCTCGCAGCCCGTTGCTCTGTGGTCACCTGAGCCCAAAGTCATCAACAAGATAAGTGCCACCATCCAAGTtcggatatgagttctaagtctcagttttacagtacagcggttgccccaccctgcaCAGCAATTCATTCAACAATtcattcgcggcagaaataggcagggtagtggcgACTACCCATGCGGGCCCACAAGACCCCCTGGTGGTAGGGTAGTAACGTAATTACTCACTCAAATTGTAGCGATCTTACGTGAACGTGCCTTAAATACGTACttctttacaataattattaactggttgcgagatttgaacaccgacaGACATAcgagttttttttccctacctaattgtgggtagcctaagggctattccaacttcacccGGAccagtaagtgagctcacgggctcaacctgagagaattgctaacactagccctagcaagagcagtgctacacTGAGTATAATACCGGATCGGAgtcgggacccactgagaaaatccggcgagatactTAGGTCTATGGGGTAATAACACCAGTACGCCGAACACAGAggacaataatttttattttaatacacaaagATAGTGAGATTACTATGATTTGAGAAATAAGATATTGCGAACTTGCTTTTTATCCtgttcctttaaaaaaattacaggaATATTACAACGACCCTGAGAGCACAAAGGAAGCATTTTCAGAAGATGGCTGGTTCAAAACTGGCGATATTATGTACCGGGATGAGCACTTTAATTTTTACTTTGTAGATCGACTAAAGCTGTTGATTCATTACAAGAATCATCAGGTAAGAAATTCAGTTATTGTTTTGCAGATTCTTCAGTACCTACTTCGAAAAAAGTAGTCGTGGGATTTTATAGAACACTAGCGGCTCGCTCCGGTTCCGCTCGGatcttaaacaaaaatttcaatgatatttaacgttgttttatttattttttaacaaaagaacacttattgcggcataactataatagttagacatatgctgtcgcgacactttttgtaaataataatgtgttctacaaagtcctagtacattattttattctctcatcaatagttttcgcagggcacgcgatgtaaataatagtttaggtaatttttttacacctagggttacattattggagttttagtaaagatccctaaattttttcaaaaaatattatagcctatgtcattcgggaatagtgtagcttccaaacagtgaaagaatttttcaaatgggtcagtagtttcggagcctattcaatacaaacaaacaaacaaatctttcctctttataggtaactagcgacccgccctcgcttcgcttcggaaacattaaaacacacatgaaaccaaaaaataaaaaataaaataaaaattaaaaaaagtagcctatgttcatcagggacaatgtcggcttctaatggaaaaagaatttttcaaatcggtccagtagtttcggagcctattcgaaacaaacaaacaaacaaatctttcctctttataatattagtatacatataggtattagtatagataagacaATGTGCttgcccacttgtcctggtgaaactggaaaggcctgcgggccatcagtaattctaaaaaataatatatata contains the following coding sequences:
- the LOC105842159 gene encoding luciferin 4-monooxygenase, with translation MAFIPYIHSTYNVNGFADDLSSRIVAQTGIPTDRYHLGKLILQGLKDDPDFVLQIDGATGQSETKKSALERSIQCAVSLTELGLKKGDVIVLMGYNHLDLAIPLYAALYLGIIVFNVSMEMTDNALAQIFASNQPKAIFCQNRNLANVKNALEFYEHDIKLLTFDDNDQKDVLTFSELMTGFGSDASIGSFKPTDFDPEETIALITETSGTTGAPKGVALTHKNLVISITFNRRNFGRFSTPIKSLLIVTPLNWISTTLYVLSSSILRYKRIQSSKPTTIEHICDLINKYKPSSLTTTPPFMLTLLENKERCDFNSFKHIRLGGCAITTNILEYLMKSLPHAEISIGYGLSEAGGGRVFMNRSHPLGSIGQPVGTFNYRLIDIEMQKDILEPNVQGELWLKGPAIFKEYYNDPESTKEAFSEDGWFKTGDIMYRDEHFNFYFVDRLKLLIHYKNHQISPLEIEKVIRQHPGVLDVIVTSVTDVQREELPCACVVLKDGCRVTEQEIKDLVKDSLSDPKQLRGGVIFLKEMPTTPQLKIDRRKIKELVINTVREA